The following coding sequences are from one Triticum aestivum cultivar Chinese Spring chromosome 5A, IWGSC CS RefSeq v2.1, whole genome shotgun sequence window:
- the LOC123105785 gene encoding exosome complex exonuclease RRP44 homolog A has protein sequence MLQSKSFVKKTKQGRVVKVVREHYLRDDIPCGAFSCSSCDAAARRLNADAAAILVVDTNVVLHQIDLLENPAIEDVVVLSVVLDEVKNKNLSVYNRLKTLCTNTARRFFVFTNEHHRDTYVKEMVGESPNDRNDRAIRVAARWYQSHLGDSAKVLLVTNDRDNKRKATEEGLNAETVESYVRSLAQPGLLDLVVVPSSGDVAMEDVEDLRPSKRKIVYNEHKPMSEITSGLRCGIYHQGKLRVNRYNPFEAYVGSESIGDEIIIRGSSNMNRSFDGDIVAVELLPQDQWHDSKSFIADDDEDDNEDDVRLVPNSADDAPRNTNSMQSTVGSSAASVPSRPVGRVVGIIKRNWNSYCGSLEPMPMPAGSGGVAHALFVSKDRRIPKIRIQTRQLGNLLNKRIIVAVDSWDVMSRYPSGHYVRTIGDIGDKETETEVVLIENDINTRPFSTQVLACLPPLPWTLSPEDVANPNRQDLRHVRVFSVDPPGCRDIDDALHCTPLPNGNFEVGVHIADVTNFVHPGTPLDEEASQRATSVYLVGQRIDMLPKPLTEDVCSLRADVERLAFSVIWEMTPDADIISSRYTKSVIKSCAAMSYVEAQARMDDSRLVDPLTVDLRNLNSLAKIMRNRRCERGALTLASAEVKFEIDSETHDPLDIGIYQIREANQMIEEFMLAANVSVAEKILQHYPLCSLLRRHPSPTKEMLEPLLRTASSVGLSLDVSSSKALAESLDNAKRDDPYFNKLIRILATRCMTQAVYFCSGDLSLSEYYHYGLASALYTHFTSPIRRYADVVVHRLLAAALDIAKLPPVFQDGPQLTGIADNLNYRHRNAQMASRASVELHTLIYFRTRPVDTEARIVKIKANGFIVFVPKFGIEGPIYLTAKGDKGADWVVDEVHQKVTKPGTNISYAVLQSVMIHMEVVEPQPHRPKLQLTLI, from the exons ATGCTGCAGAGCAAGTCCTTCGTGAAGAAGACGAAGCAGGGCCGCGTCGTCAAG GTGGTCCGGGAGCACTACCTCCGCGACGACATCCCCTGCGGCGCCTTCTCCTGCTCCTCCTGCGACGCGGCCGCCCGCCGCCTCaacgccgacgccgccgccatcctcgtcgtcgacACCAACGTCGTGCTCCACCAG ATCGATTTGTTGGAGAATCCGGCGATTGAAGATGTCGTGGTGCTGTCGGTGGTGCTGGACGAAGTGAAGAATAAGAACCTCTCCGTGTACAACAGGCTCAAGACCCTGTGCACCAACACGGCTCGGAGGTTCTTCGTGTTCACCAACGAGCACCACAG GGATACTTATGTCAAGGAGATGGTTGGAGAGAGCCCAAATGATCGTAATGATAGAG CAATCCGTGTTGCTGCTCGTTGGTACCAGAGTCACCTCGGTGACAGTGCCAAAGTGTTGCTGGTCACAAATGATAGAGATAACAAACGGAAAGCTACTGAAGAAGGCCTAAACGCAGAGACAG TTGAGTCATATGTACGATCGCTTGCGCAGCCTGGTTTGCTCGATTTGGTGGTTGTCCCAAGTAGCGGAGATGTTGCCATGGAAGATGTAGAAGATCTTAGACCATCCAAAAGGAAAATAGTTTACAATGAG CATAAACCTATGTCGGAAATTACATCTGGTCTGCGCTGTGGAATTTATCATCAAGGGAAGCTTCGAGTTAATCGTTACAATCCATTTGAAGCATATGTCGGTAGTGAGAGCATTGGGGATGAGATTATTATCCGTGGGAGTTCAAATATGAACAGGTCCTTTGACGGAGATATAGTTGCTGTAGAACTCTTGCCACAGGACCAGTGGCATGATTCGAAGTCATTTATTGCTGATGATGATG AAGATGATAATGAAGATGATGTCCGGTTGGTTCCAAATAGTGCTGATGATGCTCCACGAAACACAAATTCCATGCAATCAACAGTTGGATCATCAGCTGCTTCTGTCCCCAGTCGTCCAGTTGGGCGTGTTGTTGGTATCATCAAGCGGAATTGGAATTC GTATTGTGGATCATTGGAGCCAATGCCCATGCCTGCTGGTAGCGGGGGCGTTGCTCATGCTCTCTTTGTGTCAAAAGATCGAAGAATTCCTAAGATTCGGATTCAAACTAGACAACTTGGGAATCTTTTAAATAAAAGGATTATCGTTGCAGTTGATTCATGGGATGTCATGTCTCGATACCCATCAGGACACTATGTGCGGACTATAGGAGATATTGGCGATAAAGAAACTGAAACAGAG GTTGTCCTAATAGAGAATGATATTAACACAAGACCTTTCTCTACACAAGTCCTTGCTTGTTTGCCGCCTTTGCCTTGGACATTGTCACCTGAGGATGTGGCTAATCCTAATAGGCAAGACTTGCGGCATGTGAGAGTTTTTAGTGTGGATCCACCTG GTTGTAGGGATATTGATGATGCACTACATTGCACACCGCTTCCAAATGGGAATTTTGAAGTTGGAGTTC ATATTGCTGATGTCACTAATTTTGTCCATCCTGGTACCCCTCTTGATGAGGAGGCCTCTCAAAGGGCAACTTCTGTTTATCTTGTTGGACAACGAATTGACATGCTGCCGAAGCCTCTAACTGAAG ATGTTTGTTCCCTTCGTGCTGATGTTGAGAGGCTGGCATTCTCCGTCATTTGG GAAATGACACCTGATGCTGATATCATATCTTCAAGATACACAAAGAGTGTTATAAAGTCTTGTGCTGCAATGTCTTATGTGGAAGCCCAAGCAAGAATGGATGACAG CCGTTTGGTCGATCCACTGACTGTAGACTTGCGGAACTTAAATTCATTAGCAAAG ATAATGAGAAATCGACGTTGCGAAAGAGGGGCCCTGACTCTTGCTTCAGCAGAAGTTAAATTCGAAATTGACAGTGAAACTCATGATCCCCTTGACATAG GAATATATCAAATTCGTGAGGCAAACCAAATGATTGAAGAGTTTATGTTGGCAGCAAATGTTTCTGTTGCTGAGAAGATTTTGCAGCACTACCCCTTGTGTTCATTGCTACG GCGTCATCCTAGTCCAACAAAGGAGATGCTTGAGCCATTACTCCGTACTGCCTCCTCTGTTGGCCTAAGTCTAGACGTATCATCCTCAAAAGCATTAGCTGAATCACTTGATAATGCGAAG AGAGATGACCCGTACTTCAACAAGCTTATCCGGATTTTGGCAACTAGATGCATGACACAA GCAGTTTACTTTTGCAGTGGAGATTTGAGCTTGTCTGAGTATTATCATTATGGGCTTGCATCTGCTCTGTATACTCATTTCACTTCTCCTATTCGCAGATACGCAG ATGTTGTGGTGCATAGGTTGCTAGCTGCTGCTCTAGATATTGCGAAACTTCCACCAGTCTTCCAGGATGGTCCACAACTCACAGGCATCGCCGACA ACTTGAATTATAGGCACCGAAATGCCCAAATGGCAAGCAGAGCATCGGTTGAGCTCCACACTCTCATATATTTCAGGACAAG GCCCGTGGATACTGAAGCTAGAATAGTAAAGATCAAGGCAAATGGTTTCATAGTCTTCGTCCCAAA GTTTGGCATAGAAGGGCCCATCTATCTTACGGCGAAGGGAGACAAAGGGGCTGACTGGGTAGTAGACGAGGTTCACCAGAAAGTAACCAAGCCTGGAACAAACATAAGCTATGCTGTGTTGCAGAGTGTTATGATCCATATGGAAGTGGTGGAGCCTCAGCCCCACCGCCCCAAGCTGCAGCTCACCCTCATATGA